The following proteins are co-located in the Telopea speciosissima isolate NSW1024214 ecotype Mountain lineage chromosome 9, Tspe_v1, whole genome shotgun sequence genome:
- the LOC122640876 gene encoding probable receptor-like protein kinase At2g42960, translating to MSPESSLNAYLSKKYLGLQLWVWICIAVGAFILLVLFVLSIWVTSRRKSRTLDRLSLSQIPSVSKEIKVDRVGAQNFHDQGVVLTIHDKSSDKDSEKMLVHLGMSKSSEADNLSQCSSVYQLEKGCSSQSWEEGSSGAARKQPSYGIASASPLVGLPEFSHLGWGHWFTLRDLEFATNRFAVENVLGEGGYGVVYQGRLMNGTEVAVKKLLNNLGQAEKEFRVEVEAIGHVRHKNLVRLLGYCIEGIHRMLVYEYVNNGNLEQWLHGAMRQQGSLSWEARMKVILGTAKALAYLHEAIEPKVVHRDIKSSNILIDEEFNAKVSDFGLAKLLGSGKSHITTRVMGTFGYVAPEYANTGLLNEKSDVYSFGVLLLEAVTGRDPVDYSRPANEVNLVEWLKMMVGTRRAEEVVDPNLEVKPSTRALKRALLVALRCVDPDSEKRPKMGQVVRMLEADEFPSREDRKNRRSRTISMEIESMRENSGSTDMGSKVGATESETSEIYHGQD from the exons ATGTCACCTGAGAGCTCTCTGAATGCTTACTTGTCAAAGAAGTATTTGGGTCTGCAACTATGGGTTTGGATTTGTATCGCCGTTGGTGCATTCATCTTATTGGTTCTGTTTGTCTTATCTATATGGGTCACGTCTCGGAGGAAATCAAGGACCTTGGACAGGTTGTCACTTTCTCAAATTCCCAGTGTCTCTAAGGAAATCAAAGTTGACAGGGTTGGAGCTCAGAATTTCCATGATCAAGGTGTTGTCCTTACCATCCATGATAAGTCAAGTGACAAAGATTCAGAGAAGATGTTAGTTCATTTGGGTATGAGCAAATCTAGTGAGGCAGATAACCTCAGCCAGTGCAGCTCAGTTTATCAGCTTGAGAAAGGTTGTAGCTCACAGTcatgggaagaaggaagctcTGGGGCTGCTCGCAAGCAGCCTTCATATGGAATTGCATCAGCTTCTCCTTTAGTTGGTCTTCCTGAATTTTCACATCTTGGTTGGGGTCATTGGTTTACTCTTAGGGATCTTGAATTTGCAACAAATCGGTTTGCGGTTGAGAATGTTCTTGGGGAGGGTGGATACGGTGTTGTTTACCAGGGCCGGTTGATGAATGGAACTGAGGTTGCAGTGAAGAAACTCCTTAACAATCT GGGGCAGGCAGAGAAGGAATTCAGGGTTGAAGTGGAAGCTATTGGTCATGTTCGACATAAGAATCTAGTGCGCCTTCTGGGATACTGCATAGAGGGTATTCACAG AATGCTTGTGTATGAGTATGTGAACAATGGCAACTTAGAGCAGTGGCTTCACGGAGCTATGCGTCAACAGGGCTCCCTTAGTTGGGAAGCTCGCATGAAGGTTATCCTTGGGACTGCTAAGGC GCTTGCTTATCTGCATGAAGCAATAGAACCAAAAGTTGTTCATCGTGACATAAAATCGAGCAATATCTTGATCGATGAGGAATTCAATGCCAAGGTTTCCGATTTTGGATTGGCCAAACTTTTGGGTTCAGGAAAAAGTCACATCACTACCAGAGTAATGGGGACATTTGG GTATGTGGCACCTGAATATGCAAATACTGGCTTGTTAAATGAGAAGAGTGATGTCTACAGTTTTGGTGTCCTGCTGCTAGAAGCAGTCACAGGTAGGGATCCTGTGGACTATAGTCGGCCTGCAAATGAG GTCAATCTTGTTGAGTGGCTCAAGATGATGGTGGGCACTAGGAGAGCAGAGGAAGTTGTTGATCCAAACCTTGAAGTTAAACCCTCAACCCGGGCTCTAAAACGTGCCCTTCTGGTTGCATTGAGATGTGTTGATCCTGACTCAGAGAAAAGACCTAAAATGGGTCAGGTTGTTCGAATGCTCGAAGCTGATGAATTTCCATCTCGTGAG GATCGGAAGAACAGGAGGAGCCGAACAATTAGCATGGAAATTGAATCCATGAGGGAGAATTCTGGTTCGACTGACATGGGAAGCAAGGTAGGAGCAACAGAGAGTGAAACATCAGAGATATATCATGGGCAAGACTGA